A window of the Dyadobacter pollutisoli genome harbors these coding sequences:
- a CDS encoding choice-of-anchor Q domain-containing protein: MKSRPLRLISECLIKALFAMLLLAFTANSGAFGQLYSHNFNNSNLNNPQIKNSRITSATWSATGGSLYFRSDGSSQGLALLGRNHTYILTLKMADAYQAKITSISLRRMSGDNASFRITLNNENYGNSFNSTTSVTSTTQTKTVSKLRNTITIKVVVTNGTDNHQNYSHIDDFVVNGSVSAYSPADEAVPDANGILFVNKTVSASGDGSSWNKALREVSQSLEAALRPINVKQIWVAKGSYSPAADESFGMVENVKIFGGFDGSESSITERDIFENQTILKGNGTSVVYNDGIDNTALIDGFYIKEGTGFAGATTSNGGGIYNKDSNPVIANCIFSENESDPAMAIARGGAIFNLNSNPTIVQCIFANNKASGTEQSRGGAIYNENSSPLILNCTITENKVSSGTALGGGICNTSTSAPTIQNCIIWNNDVSSIGTVPGSTGVPNVSYNLLQGGFPGSTNTIDADPQFANAGGGDYSQLATSPALNAGNPATDLAIFPLNQDNHPADIRGATRVSNFTIDLGAFEIARPTIWHVSASSTAPNPKGETWGDAFNTLQSALAQATNGDQIWVAQGEYVADAGASFSMIPGVKFYGGFTGSETSPDQRPARIPRGTDAGATILKGNGSNVIINEYNGLSDADLLDGFTIQGGTGTQGAGMYNSGVSLQIINCSFINNKAEGAGGGIYNDNSYTQIWNTLFMGNESQTESGGGLAAVGGSTVFRNCVLSKNLAPQGEGGGIYAFSTDIQIYGCTISGNSASYAGAIANSYSDNFAIFGTIIYGNSSGIGYEGFGALSIYFSLIQGIGADQSYGILDGDTDPQFVNPDGSDLRLRSCSPAINRSENTNIADGEKDMDGNGRVFNETADMGAYEFQNLPLPSAIPMGNESTKSLILAGVTSISEDCETFALIEPAGENPLLAYVDAKVYINAGQTLVSGSKVFVKRHFDLTPTTMINEGDDANVTLFFSKQEFDDYNAAYGNSHNATLPENLKIVQYHGTSTTGLPETYSGSMEIIKNVTVTLSTDGTFYIVTFPVTSFSGFFASGQSEGALPVTLTSFEARAQEDEALLTWQTSFETNSANFEIEHSVNGKTWQTIGQVAARQESVTMADYSFLHTNPENGENLYRLKMIDRDATFAHSRIRSVFFDNILTTLVYPNPASDMLKIQMKGSSAADIETLAMYSTEGRLVYTAHLPISDEVNISKIPPGNYVVSIKWMNGGTSNTKILVTR, from the coding sequence ATGAAATCAAGACCTTTACGGCTAATTTCAGAATGCCTCATCAAAGCACTGTTTGCAATGCTACTGCTGGCGTTCACAGCCAATAGCGGAGCCTTCGGACAACTTTACAGCCATAATTTCAACAATAGTAACCTGAATAATCCGCAGATAAAGAATAGCCGGATAACCTCTGCTACCTGGTCGGCCACCGGCGGTTCGCTCTATTTCCGGAGCGATGGCAGTAGTCAGGGACTAGCGCTTTTGGGACGAAACCACACGTATATACTCACGCTGAAAATGGCAGACGCTTATCAGGCCAAGATCACCAGCATTTCGCTACGAAGAATGTCGGGAGACAATGCAAGTTTTCGCATTACGCTCAACAACGAGAATTATGGAAATTCATTTAATTCTACCACCAGTGTCACCAGCACCACACAAACCAAAACCGTATCAAAACTTCGCAATACCATCACCATCAAAGTCGTAGTCACCAACGGGACGGATAATCATCAGAACTACTCTCACATTGATGATTTTGTCGTGAATGGATCTGTATCGGCTTACAGTCCGGCTGATGAGGCGGTGCCCGATGCAAACGGTATTTTATTTGTAAACAAAACTGTATCCGCTTCTGGCGACGGCAGCAGCTGGAACAAAGCACTCAGGGAAGTGTCCCAGTCGCTGGAGGCTGCCTTACGGCCCATCAATGTAAAACAGATATGGGTGGCAAAAGGCAGTTATTCTCCGGCAGCCGACGAATCATTTGGTATGGTGGAAAATGTAAAGATTTTCGGGGGCTTTGATGGGTCCGAAAGTTCGATTACCGAACGGGACATTTTCGAAAACCAAACCATCCTTAAAGGCAATGGCACCAGCGTGGTTTATAATGATGGCATTGACAATACCGCACTTATTGACGGGTTTTATATCAAAGAAGGCACCGGATTTGCCGGAGCCACCACAAGCAATGGAGGTGGCATTTACAACAAGGACTCCAATCCCGTCATTGCCAATTGTATTTTCAGCGAAAATGAGTCCGATCCTGCAATGGCCATTGCAAGAGGCGGGGCTATATTTAACCTCAATTCCAATCCGACCATTGTGCAATGTATTTTTGCAAACAATAAAGCATCAGGTACGGAACAGAGCCGCGGTGGCGCTATTTACAATGAAAATTCATCACCGCTTATCCTGAATTGTACGATCACAGAAAACAAGGTTTCCAGTGGTACGGCCTTGGGAGGCGGTATTTGCAATACATCAACATCGGCCCCTACCATTCAGAATTGCATTATCTGGAATAACGATGTCAGTAGCATTGGGACAGTACCGGGATCAACCGGCGTACCCAATGTCTCCTATAACCTGTTGCAGGGCGGTTTTCCAGGGTCGACGAATACGATTGATGCCGATCCTCAATTTGCCAATGCCGGTGGCGGTGATTACAGCCAGCTGGCAACAAGCCCTGCTTTGAATGCCGGAAACCCGGCCACGGACCTGGCGATATTCCCTTTAAATCAAGACAACCATCCCGCCGATATCCGTGGAGCAACGCGCGTATCCAATTTCACCATCGACCTCGGAGCTTTTGAAATAGCCAGGCCCACGATCTGGCACGTGTCGGCTTCCAGTACAGCGCCCAACCCCAAGGGAGAAACCTGGGGCGACGCTTTCAACACTTTACAGTCCGCATTGGCCCAAGCAACGAACGGTGACCAGATCTGGGTGGCACAAGGGGAATACGTGGCCGACGCGGGTGCATCGTTTTCAATGATTCCCGGTGTCAAATTTTACGGAGGCTTCACAGGCAGCGAAACTTCTCCTGACCAGCGTCCCGCTCGCATTCCGCGGGGAACCGATGCAGGCGCCACCATTTTAAAAGGAAATGGGTCAAACGTAATCATCAATGAGTATAACGGACTAAGCGACGCCGATCTGCTGGACGGATTTACCATTCAAGGCGGTACTGGTACGCAGGGAGCCGGAATGTACAATTCCGGAGTTTCTCTCCAAATCATTAACTGCTCTTTTATCAACAACAAGGCTGAGGGAGCGGGCGGCGGCATATACAATGACAACAGTTACACGCAGATTTGGAACACCTTGTTTATGGGCAATGAGAGCCAGACCGAATCCGGCGGCGGCTTAGCAGCGGTTGGGGGATCGACGGTCTTCAGAAATTGTGTGTTGTCAAAAAATCTGGCACCACAGGGTGAAGGTGGGGGCATTTACGCTTTTTCAACGGACATTCAGATATACGGTTGCACCATCTCTGGTAACTCTGCGTCCTATGCCGGGGCTATTGCCAACTCGTATTCCGACAATTTCGCAATCTTCGGTACCATTATTTACGGCAACAGCAGTGGCATTGGCTACGAGGGTTTTGGCGCATTAAGTATCTATTTCAGCCTTATTCAGGGAATTGGAGCCGATCAATCTTATGGAATCCTAGATGGGGACACTGACCCGCAGTTCGTAAACCCCGACGGTTCGGACCTTCGATTGCGTTCCTGCTCTCCTGCGATCAACAGAAGCGAGAATACCAATATAGCGGACGGCGAAAAAGACATGGATGGTAACGGTCGCGTTTTTAACGAAACAGCCGATATGGGTGCTTATGAGTTCCAGAACCTGCCTCTTCCGTCAGCCATTCCAATGGGTAACGAATCGACCAAATCGCTTATCCTGGCCGGAGTTACGTCAATTTCCGAAGACTGTGAAACATTTGCACTCATAGAACCCGCCGGAGAAAATCCACTGCTTGCCTATGTTGATGCGAAAGTTTATATCAACGCAGGACAGACACTGGTAAGCGGGAGCAAAGTATTTGTCAAAAGGCATTTCGATCTGACCCCGACGACAATGATCAATGAAGGAGATGACGCTAATGTCACGTTGTTTTTCTCGAAACAGGAATTTGATGATTACAATGCCGCCTACGGAAATTCCCACAACGCTACATTGCCCGAAAACCTGAAAATCGTCCAATACCATGGTACCAGCACTACCGGACTGCCGGAAACGTATTCGGGTTCGATGGAAATCATTAAGAATGTAACAGTTACGCTAAGTACCGACGGCACCTTTTACATTGTCACTTTTCCTGTCACTTCATTCAGCGGGTTTTTCGCATCAGGTCAGTCGGAAGGAGCATTGCCGGTTACACTCACTTCTTTTGAAGCGAGGGCACAGGAGGATGAGGCGCTTTTGACCTGGCAAACCAGTTTTGAAACCAATAGCGCTAATTTTGAAATCGAGCACAGCGTAAATGGAAAAACCTGGCAAACGATTGGCCAGGTCGCTGCACGGCAAGAATCAGTGACCATGGCAGACTATTCATTCCTCCATACAAATCCTGAAAACGGGGAAAATCTTTACAGGCTCAAAATGATCGACAGAGATGCAACATTTGCCCACAGCCGTATCAGAAGCGTTTTCTTTGACAATATCCTGACCACTCTTGTATATCCCAATCCAGCTTCGGATATGCTCAAAATACAAATGAAAGGCTCCTCAGCAGCTGACATTGAAACGCTGGCGATGTATTCGACCGAAGGACGACTGGTTTATACAGCCCATCTTCCGATTTCAGATGAAGTCAATATCAGCAAAATCCCTCCCGGCAACTATGTAGTGAGCATTAAATGGATGAATGGCGGGACCAGCAATACCAAAATTTTAGTGACAAGATAG